Sequence from the Castanea sativa cultivar Marrone di Chiusa Pesio chromosome 12, ASM4071231v1 genome:
CGTGACCATGCCCGAAGATACATAGAAACTCGAGGATGGTCATAAGGTTTGTTAAGTTTTGGGGTCAACGAGCCGAGGACAAGGGTAGATAATAACCAACTAGTGGTAGCTCTCGAGGAGCCCAGCTCCTTAGGGAAGCATTGTGGAAGGTTGGAACCCGGCCACCTTGGGACTGCTGTACAAAAGGTAATTATTCTTTGGAGGATAAGTTTCAGGGAAGGAAGCCAACAACAAAGGAAGAAATATCTgggaaaaaggctgctaccatcAAATTAAATGCTCTGCATCTAACCAACTGGGCGCATTTTATGTGGAAATGACACATGAACAGTGATATCTCAGTTTACAGCTATTCACAAAGCTTTCAGGAGGTTTTTGATGGGATAAGCATTCAAGAGATCACCTATAAAATCAACAAGTGGAAGGTTGGGATAAAGGATGGAAGgactatataaggaaaagaCCCCAATAAAAAATGGGGGAGGTAATTtggatagaaaagaaaaagaaagaaaaactaactgTATTCAGATATACTTAAGTTATTATAGGAACACTTGATCCTCGGACTTGAACGAGAAGTGTAATTTCTCTAGTCTTATTAACATGAACCCTATTATCTACAATCCTTATTTAATTTGCTAAGTTGCCTTCCTAATAAACCTactctctaacaaatatattgttttagGCTCTTTGGGCCATCATTCATTGTTCTTGGTGGGTTGTGATTCAAAGTTCAGTCTTTATAGTTCatatgatattaaattattatttgtagctTATTAATGATATAAATAGTCTATTCacagtaaaaataaataaaaaattattcacggtttcacaatatatatttagaaaataataagttaatcaagtaaCTTATGAACAATCttgaacataaaatatagtttggTGCGGAGCTTAAACTTAGtttgtgttaaaaataaaaaataaaatgaactagtttgaatttttaatatttacaaggatacaaggatttttttttatatttagactGATTTTACCAACAATTtcgttagagcattcacagtaaaacatttaaaaaatttagcttttagtaactcaaaatactattttatctattttaacaacttACTTATAATACACCCTACAACAAAAGTTTTATATTAAtattcaacacattaaaataatataaataaacaataaaataatatatctaataCAATAACTGACAACACAACcatcaatacattaaaatactttttttaacactttacataaattttttttttttttgagttttgagctACAGTGGGCTACTGGAAATAGCAGCCCACGGTAGTTCaaagttaaatttttataagtttagcTGCTTTGCTGTAGCCACAATTTTGGAGAATTGGCTGCTAAATTGACTTTTTGTCAATTTAGCAACCTCATTGGGGATGCTCTTAGTTGACAAGAAAGCCAAACATACATCTTGAGTCTTGAAGACTCGAGTTCTATATAAACAACATAGCAGACttgacaaagaagaagaaagagaattagagagcagagaagaagaagaagaagaagaagaagaagaagaagaagaaagagtagcaaagaagaaaaagaagaagaagagagagagagagagagagaacaccTATAGAGAAGCACCAAAGGATCAGATTTGCAGATTTGGAGAGGATCAGCTTTGGTCTCCAAGGTCCGATTTGGGATTGATCtatgagaagaagaaatattagattcgaagagaagaagaaggatcgGTGGTAAGTTTGAGTTTTtctcttggttttctttgaagGAACTTGAGTCTTAAGTTCCTTTTGTGATTTTGATCTCAAAGATTCGAAATGCTACTCGTGATTTCAATCTCAAAGATTCGAAATGTTACTTAACAAATATGTTTGCAAAACCTGTCATCTAAcaaaattatttgcaaaatcAGGCTAAATGCCAAATATCCCAGATTTACCGCCCTAAATTGgagggaataaaaaataaaataaaatagagatttttGGAATTATTTTGGTAGTAAGTTTCAAGTATTGTTGttcaaaatgatgtgaaaatggtagtttaaaaagtgttttgaaaatatgtgtttaaaatacttataatgcaaaaaatgtgtttgataccatgtttcaaataacatatattaaaatgtaaaaaaaatatgtgtttgatatgtgtatgtatttttcttttatttaaaagtGGTAACTTTCTAacaattacaattattttattaatatttattagagGAGTACATGTGAGAGACAAtggaggaaaagagagaaagaattaaaaaaaaaaaaaaaaaaaaagatgaggcaagagagtgagagagagagagagaggggggtaGTTATGTTAAATCTTATCAAGTGGGTCTCACACTTttctaaatatttataaaagtaCTATTAAGTAAtgttatttgtttctcaaaaaaaaaaaagtaatgttatttgaaaactgaaaaccgGTAGAAGAAGTTTTCTAAATTGAGTGTCTAAACACCTTAAAATGAGAAAGACAATTCAAACACTCCTAAATAAAATCCCTTATCAAACGTGTTATTTTTTTGGAGCTCACAAttttcagggcctatttaattGGTTAGTTTaagtaatgttgtttggatgtttttgatatacgtatAAGTGAAAAGTGTGTTGAAATGTGTGTTAAAATgtgtataaaattatttaaaatataaaaaattggttAGAACTAACCAACTAAACAGACTctcagtgtttaaacactgacTCTATTCGTTCCAAATGTCTTCCCTTATCTCCCgtattttatgtttatgaaaATTGCTTTAATAGCCATAAACTGCAACTTCAAACGGGTTGAACCGGTTTCAAGCCTATCCCAACTTTAAGCTAGCTCACGAGTCATATGACTATTCAATTACAGTGACCACTGGACCACTGGTATTGGATAAGGAAGAATCCAATCCCttcaaaagtcaaaaaaaatcataaaaacctcatttttaaaaataaagtacacATCGTACTCACCAATCAAAAACCCcattaccaaaacaaaaattgaccCAGAATCCAACCTAAGATGACCACTGAGTTACCCTCATCCACACATTCTCACCCGTCCGATTCCTCTCTCACTCAATTACATCCGTCCATTCCCCAAATCACCTTTTCAATGGATTCCTCTATACTCTATCCCCCACCGGAATCCAAACCTTTCTTAATTTCagtttattccaaaaccaaaacatataaaaaaaaaaaacataaaatgtttaCTCGCTCAAATACAAACGCCACCTCATCAAATCAAGGACAACCTCGTAATTAACTAACTCTATAATTACGATAATACCATTCCCGCGAGTGAGAAAAATTATAGTAGCGTGTGTGTAACGCTTAGTAGGTCGTGCTCGCTGATTCGGAGTCTCTTTTCTTTGTGTGTGCAGAGTTTTTTCTATATGTATTggcggagagagagagagagagagaacccaAAAGCAAAACCCACAAAGGGATTCTGAGATTGACAGATTGAGAGAGAGTTCTGAGTGATTTAAAAGAGAGTGAGAATTGTGAAGATGTCTGCAACGGTTGGAGGTGGTGGTACTGGTGTTGGTACAGGAGGACAAGAGGAAGACAAGAAACCAATGGATCAGTCTGCACACATTAATCTCAAAGTCAAAGGCCAggttttatatctttttttttcttgggaattGAATTTTTTCATCTGGGTGTTCAttgttttggtttaatttttctGGGTTTCTGCCATCATGCAATGTTATGGTGTTATTTTGgggtgaaaaatgttgtgttgTCACTATGTTAAGTACGTTTCATGTATGTTTGAGCAAAATTATAAAACCTTTGTATACACTTGGTGTTATGTGAAAAATATAGCTATGTGACATGGTGTTATGTGGTTTTAATATGGTGTGTTGGCAGTTGGTGCTGTATAGGATTGTTTGAGGTATGTTAATACATGTTAGTATTAGAACACTTTATACTCACAACGTCCATAACGTCCATAATTTTGATCATGATGTACACACTCATGACGTGCACGTTTATTACGCGAAATGGGTGATGAGTACAAATGATGTTCACTAACAAGTGTGGGAGAATCAATGCCCTAAAATTGCTGTTTCCACTTTGTGCCATGTGAAATCGGTAGTAATGTATTCTATACTTTGTTTTCtaaaagtaaataatatttagctcatattattattatgtgttcTGTTGCATTGTATCTTCATTTTGGAGATGTTTGTAAATTCTAAATGAAGTAACTTTGTAAATGAAAGTCATCAATGACTTGAAGGCATTTATTCTTGGTTGAGTTTTTGCACTTGTTAAAATCTCTTAACCAATGCATTTCTTATAGTTCAAGAATGAGCTGGGTCTACTCTATTTAATAGAACTATGTTGTTTGAATACTCGGAAGGTGTCCTTGGAATAGATTAGGGTCACCCACCTCTCAACCGATCCCTGTTTGAGAATCCCCAATCCAGACCTTATCTGGAATTTACTATACATGTTCTCACTGTGTCTGTAGCTGGCACTTACTAGACTGAATAAATAGTTGGTGTAAATCATATATGATTGGTTTGGTACTTTTAGCTACTATAAAGAACACTCGTTTACTTGACAATAGCTAGATGTGGAATCAAATTGAAACTGTTTTGGTGTGGtggacaaaatttaaaataccaaTTTGCAAAATCTTTcaagaatttttattaagacTAGTGAATTTTAATGTTTGCATTGCTTATCTTTAGTCCTTGTATTAAATGAGGGCTAAAGGCTAAACAACCTTAGTTGAGCTGAATTTAGTATTGGATTGTTCCGCCATATTGGTTGATTGGATTCTTGGGACTCAAAGTTGTCACTTCTTGAACAAACAATGttctcttctttcttattttatcCATGGGTGCCTATGTGCACATTCCATTGTATACTTTTCAAGATAAATTTCTAGTTTATATTAACTGTGGGATTAGTATCCTTCATGCCATATCgcttttatttttgcttttgttagagTTGCCTTTCTTAGCTTTTTAATATTACTTCCTGTTTGCATCAACAAAGTGAGCTGCCTCCTTTTCCGGTTTCATCCCATTTTTTAATCCCTGTGGGTATTGTTTGATTGTAGGATGGTAATGAGGTGTTCTTTAGGATCAAACGAAGCACCCAGCTTCGGAAACTCATGACTGCATACTGTGAACGTCAGTCTGTGGAGTTCAACTCCATTGCATTCTTGTTTGATGGGCGAAGACTCCGGGGAGAACAGACCCCAGATGAGGTAGAATTTAATCGTTTCCAAAATTTTTGCATACTTGCAAATTTTAGtcaatattattaaaaagaaaaagaaatatgaatACAAAGTGATCACGATGGTGAACAGAGAAAAGACGAAAAGCAAATAAACATAGAAACATATAAATCAAGATTCCATTCTAAGAGAAGAAGTAAACTCCATGATAGAAGAACAATCCAAGAGGCCCCAacacctagaccaatcaaagagagtcCACTGGCACAAATCTTGCAACCGAACCAATGATTTCTTAGTATTCTCGAAGGAGTGATGATTCCATTTCATCCAAACGATCCATATCAAACATCCTAGGACCAAATTCCAGATATCTGAATTATGTTTCCCAACCCCTTGCcaccaacaaaataatatacTAGCTACGGAACTTGGCATGACCCAATGAATCCCAAAAAATTTGAAGCATATACACCCACAAAGAATGAGTTGTAGGACAAAGAAGGAGATGGTCCACAGTTTCCATAGTCTTACTTGCAAATTTTAgtcttactttttttatttcaaggaaatatttttggAAGGTGTTGAATTTATAGCAGTCACGTTCTGCAGTTTTTTATCTTCATAATTGGTTTTCAACAATTGGAAGTATATTGAATTCTGTTATAACATGGCCTGACTGcattattcttttgtttttctggtTGAGGCATTTCATGACAATTATGGATTAGTATTTTGAGTTGATTCAGTCTGATTGCATTTGGCAACAGCcaaaaaaaagtgctttttgGGATTTTGTGATCTTATTATGACAGGCCccacgccaaaaaaaaaaaaaaaaaaaacattttcgcAGACTTTCTCTAGAGTACTTCAACAAATAATCAATTAACAAAATGCATCCAAATGTACTCATTCGAAATGTTCTAGAGATTTATGGTCATGCCAGTGATTTTGTTTGagaattccaattttttttttttgcctcctACTCATTGTTTTggtgttttctttctttgttttatgCATATAATTTTGTCATGGGATTAGCTTGAGATGGAGGATGGTGATGAGATTGACGCAATGCTTCACCAAACTGGAGGCGGGAACAGGTGCCCTTAACTTCAAACAACATGGCAGATGTGAAgtacaaattttcttattttgcttTGTCAATCAAAATATTACTGTAATTAGAAATGGATCTAATGAGCTGGAAATGTTGAAGTTGAGGTCATGTGTACCGATGATACTTTCTACTTTTTAGTGTGACGTTTAATGTGTAGTTATTGCCTTCAGACTCTAACTGCCACTAGCAGTTTTGGAGTTGGCGTGTCATTGTAAGTGTGtctccataaaataaaataaaaaatgtcttCCGATGCTACATTATGTTCTATATTTAGTACTTTGATATTAATTCCCCAATGTCTTATCTCActctctttctatttttggATTTATTACCTCAAATTATTGATATTTGACAAGtgtcaaggttttttttttccaagttacACTCTTGTTTGAGGTTTTAGTAAGGTCAGGTTCTCAAATTGCAATGGACCTGATAGCACGATCAAGCAATCGAGAATTTGAGATCATAAGTTTCAGTATAAATATAATACACATTTGTTACTTAAAATTGTGTATCtgtcaattatttatttgttagcacaaaatttatttatttattttgattcgGAAATGAAAACATTTTGATATTGAAAGAGTTTTTGAAAGGGGGGACTATCGTCACCATCTTTTGTAATCTGCTCTGGCGGTTGATATTTGGTTGGTATTggtgttctatttttttttattaatacctgaatataattttatgaaatcaCCTGAGGAGATATCATTATCAAAAGCAATGTCCTTTACTGAGGAAATGCTCATAGCCTAAACATGATCAAAGTTGTTTAGTTCTGCTAGACAAGTTTCGAACTACAAAGTTGCTACCACTTTGATGAATTTAAAACTAGAGTATTTCTTCATGTTGGCATTGATTATTCGATTATCCTTCATAATCAGATTAAATGAGAGCTAAACAATCAAAGTTGAGCATCATTTTAGTAATGAATTTTTCACTATATTGGTTGGTTGGATTCTTGGACCAAAAGTTAACTCTTCTTGATCAACCCAcgtgtagacgactaaattttgAGATGGAACCATGCAAAGGTTGGGTTTAAGCTGATTATGAAGCAATAGTGGTTGCTAGGTGTTGGGAATGATGAAGCTATAGTGAGAAATGGTTGTGAGAATGAGGatctaaaaatttgaaagaagcataTCTTCATTTTCTGACTCTGTGGTTTTATTGATGAGCTTCAATGAATACGAACCTTCTATTTATAGCAAAGAGACGAAGAATAGTAAACGGGTATGTTAGATGATAATGGTGGATGAGAATTTTCGGTGGGAATGGTAGATGAGAATGTTTGGCACCGAATTGGAATGGTAGGTGGGAAACTGGTAGGCACCGAATGAGAATGATAAATTGAATTGGTAACACAATGTAATTTCAAGTTTAGGATACACTTGTGAGAATTCAACTGTTGTGTTATGTTGATGATCTAGtggttaaaacaaaaaggagggaAGACCTTCTTGCAAATCTAAGATCTATGTTTGACTGCCTAAGGAAGTATTAGCATAAAATGAACCCCTCAAATGTGCTTTCGGCATAACATCTGGGAAATTTCAAGGTTTCATCATAAGACATTGCGGTATTGAGATTGACCAATCCAAAATTGAAGCCATCTAGAAAATGCCAAAGCTTAAGAATCTGTGAGAATGATGTGTCTTGCTCTTTTCTTTGCCATAGACAAATTGAAGCACTACATGCAAGCGTGCATGGTCCGTTTGATAGCGAAAGCAAACCTGATTAAATATGTCCTCCCCAAGCCAGTGGTTTTCGGTTGAATAGCTCGATAAGCGGTTTTGCTACAACAATATGACCTTGCATACGTTCCATAAAAAGCTATCAGAGGACAAGCATTGACAGATTTCTTAGCTGATCACCTAGTTCCGTTTGATTGGGAGTTATCTGATGATTTCCTGGATGAAGAGGTGTTTTACATTGCAATAGCTCTTTGCACTCCAAAGATGAAAAATGTATTGTTCACCAACAGATGAGGTGAGATTATAGAGATCTGGGGCAGATTAGGTGAAATTTGTAGGCCTCATGAGATGAGTCACGTCACATGATGTGGCTAGTTAGTGCCGCCATTGGCAAGCCCCTTCATTGTGATAAACCTGAGCGTGTGTAAACAGTAGAGGTAGACGCATCTAAAGAAATGATTTCAGATTTTGATTTGTAATGTCTGAAGATTCCCTTTAAAGCACCAAGATATCCAAGCGACTGCCACACAACTCGTGATGTCTCTGCCACTTCAATGAAGGCGCTTCCATGTTGACTGAGATTCCCCAAAATGAAGGGGCTGGGTATTGTTGGGCCTTTGTCTTTGATATTGctttgtgtgagtgtgtgtttgTAATTTGCTGTATGTTTGTTTGGTGATGGTAATTAGGCTGCAGCTTGGAATGGCTATGGCTTACAGCAGCCTCGGCTCAATCTTCAAAGATGGAATGAACCCAAGGAATTCATAAAAGggatttttataaatattttattggaaaaaataaataagagcaTAATTTTGCTCAAAACTTAAATCTAGTCAATGATTACAACTCACACTAAAAATATTAACAgagttatatattttgaaaatctaacggtttaatacatattttttatgtttttaacatgcatgtcaaatttcatatcaattcgatattattttactatttgatttataaacttattttttataaataattttagactacaaaaacttaacatttaaacatttgattaatgatataactagtattttttttaactttttggaatatttgcaagcatgaaaaatttgaaaaagaaaatgtaatccaatgatggatatatcaaaattcacataagtttgtaaccaaagtttgtaaaaaaagggtaaattatAACTTACCAATCTGTGGTTtggccgaaatttaagttgcttaattgatattttacccacctgaggtttGACCtaaatttaagttgtttatCTGTGATTTGAAATCTCATAATGCAAGCGttctattggattttttttatcttatttgatcttgtatgtttatgttttttgtgtttctagAGGAGAGCGACATAAAAGTGgaataaaattacatatttaaacgTATTTTTAATAGATGTGGGTTACGGAACTCTAACTGAACTAATCTCAAGTGAGTAAAGTGTCAATTTTCAAACCATATGTAGTCAACTAAAATTTCAGCCAAACACAGGtggataagttgtaatttgccaaaaaaaaaattactttttttaaacatctttttatatttctcttgaaagtgatatcaaaattttcctaaaatggtcTATCAACAATACCCTAAAGTTTAGTATTTGTGGGTCACAAATTCTAGCTATAAATTCCACACAAAAATTCTCAATATTCCCTTTTATTTCCCAAAACGATAGTGTAAACACAAAATCTCAAgtttggaaaacaaaaaatttaatatgttttacaagtgtaaatttgtattgatgaatttgTAGTTACAATTCTCTATATTTAGattcttatacaataaaataatccaTTGATTCAATCTCCTTAGAAAAGTCTTCAATTATGTTGACGTAGTCTTGGCTCGAACATAAGATGTCCTCCACTTGGATTGGAAAGTGGATTGAAAGATCTTTGGAATGAAATAGCGATGAATCTCTGGTTGTGTGCTTGTTATATATTTCTTGTTCTTCGTATTCTTCATGGGTTCTTGAAATGTTCTTGATCTTCGAAGATTTGTGGTGAAAGTTCTTCGAAACTATAGAACTTGAATCTGATGAAGATTAATGGATCAAATTCTTTGAAGTTTCTAGAGGCTTTGAATGTTCTTCAAATGTTCCTTGTCTTTGAAAATTTGTAGTGGAAGttattttggattttagaggcttgaatccgtagagatTCACTAATTTTTAGTCTCTTGgtgtttctggaggcttttgagcttgattccaatgaactttgagatctagaAGAATGACTTGAATGATTTCTCTTTGAATGTTCTTGAGATTCaaaggttgaagttcttgatattcttggaggctttggagtttgattccggcagagcttccaGACATCTGAATGTTTTTGAATCCCCTCCATAAGAGAAAGGAGGGTCTCTATTTATAAGAGACTAGTAAATTaaccgtgcgatgcacggataatgttataatgttttatgtaagatgattttggagaatgttgtacatgtattatagcataattgttataaaattttattagtaatgagttcatcataaaaagtaacaattataaattgcatacaTATATCtgttataattattgaattgaaataatgagaaataaaaaataaatttaaaatataaaaaaagacttCTATTTCAATGTCAATGTTTAATCAAATCCTATTAAAGctcaaaattaaaactaaaaattctaGTGAGTGCAGTTAGTGCCAAATTTGCCAAGTTTAGATTTGAAAacactcttattttttgtaagtatcCCAAACTAATATCAACATGACCATTTACAATATGCAGTCATTTGAAAGTCACAAACCACAATGGTTAAAAAgtaattacaaaatataaatttggatGATCCCTTAAagctttcaaatcttcaatcCTTCATCATACATAGAAAACTTCATTAATTTTGCATgccttaaaattataaattattattaattaaaaaagaaaagtttcttCAAGttagaaaacattaaaaataacacCCCAAAGGAAACAACGGGGTAAAATAAAACTGGCCTCAAAGGAACATTCCAATTCTGATAATACAACTGCGATTTTGGCAAAGGTGTAAATTATGGAGAGAGCCATTGGATATGATTGGATCCTTTGCGATTGCCTTTATCATGGGATTTtgtaaaactcttttttttttttttattggtctgTAACTCCAACAAAACACCCAAcacattgaaattgaaaactctaAAGTTAGATTGATAACAACATAATTAAAACCTAACCCTCTATtgatttatacaaattttttttataataaatcaatttaGATAATTTTTGTTAAAGCATTGTATTCGTGTTCCCTCTTATTTACCCAAGAATGCAATCACTtttctagaataaaatttcaaaagggggaaaagaataaaatttcaaacccttACTCATCATGTTTGAACTTCACAAAGTCTAGAGATTTGCCTTAGGAGTACCTGTTTGAAGCACAATCCATCAAGATTTTGAGTTATAAAAACATGTAGCCAAagattttaggaaaaaaaaaataaaaaaaaggagaaatgtaaaaaagaaaggaagagaagtGATTGTAAAAGGTTATACCTCGAATCTCTTAATTCGTCTCTTTCTCAACCATATAACTCCAAAACTTTcacaacaaacaaatcaccacCACATCCAAATGAATTGGGCCATTAAAGCAAGTCACTGCTAGGATTATAAAGTGGAGCACAACAttcataaaaaatcaaatacaaagtGTTGTGACTTTTGAATCTACATATAAGGATTCGTTAGATCCCTAAAATAgtacaattcttttttcttgtttcttgtcTATTTAGTACATGGTGTACAGAATACTAAAGTTTGCAGAATGTTTGTACATACATGTCATGTTAAGATCTTAATCTTAGAACTTAGGAGGAACTCACATTTGCCATATTCAAATGTGATGAGAGGCTCACTATAAGTCTATAATGGGAGATGAGTAACACGTGCAACTATTGTATCTAAAAGCCTTCTAAAAAAGGAACGTCAACCACAGTTTTTCtcattattgttttatttcattttctttccagTTTTAAAATTCCAACAtgaccttcttcttcttcttctctccccAGTATCACCACTGACACCATAGAGGCAGAagcaccattttttttaaaaaaatcaacaatgaaGAACTGCACATTGCTAACATAGATTTCAGTAAATACCTTATCATCTTATTGAGAAGAATAATTGAAAGGATTTCACAAGCCCACCATATTAGCCAAACTGAAATCCCAAAAAATTACAGAGCATAAACATGCGAGAAGgtaatgaaagaaaattttccaaaacaaaGATTTAAGACTTCTTTCTTGGCCATAAACTTTACCTTTTGAACCACAAAACATAGAGATCCCCACCCTTTTTGAGATCACTGTCCACCTCCTCAGGTTAAAGCATCGGCTTTGGGTGGTGGTGTTGCGGGTCTAGGTTTGAGTTGCAGATCGGTGGCAGAGTGGGTGACAATGGTGGAGATTTGGGCTGTTTGGTGGCGGTGGTAGGTGGTTTAGGATTTTAGTTTGGCTAAatggtgggttttgggttttcagTTTCTGctgtaaaattttttcaatttaactCATGGGATGATGGTGAAGTTGTAGATTTGTTTGGCGAGTGATGAAGATATGGTGGTGATGTTGCAGAGTGAAGAGGAGAGGcaagagagatgaaaaaatgatagaaattgTTGAGATTTTTGTTAAGACTCAGGGCTGGAAGTATGGTAAAGCCTAAAATGTGACTTGGATAATTGCAAGGGGGCAAGCAAATGAAGGGTTAGACGCAGGGCTGAATTAATGTTATACTTGAAAGTTTAAACGTTAGAGGAGTGAGGAGGAGTAATAACAGATGAGGtgtaaaaacttgaaaaaaaaaaaagaagcaaaaaaaaaaccaaaaaaaaaaaagatggatgGATTAAataaaggacaaagtttagatgcaaaattagttgtagccttcAGTTACAAAcctacttaatatctttttattgaaggtaaattttgacaaattcaccattgaattacatcttcttcttatatctttcatacttgcaaaattcaagaaaattagagatcaatagttatgtcattaataaattttttaaattgcaagtttttgtaatttaaaattatgcacaaaatataagcttattgatcatagtaaataatattcgattgacacaaaatttaacatgtatattaaaagcgtaaagaacatgcaattcaatggttagattttcaaaatatattgtaatatttattttattgaataagtttgtagcctaaggctacaactaattttgtagttaaactttgtccttaaatAAAGAAGTATAGATAGCTGACTTGAACCTCGTCTTCTCGCATTTAagttctcttttatatatatatatatatatatatatatatatatatatatatatatatatatatatatatatattgatttgaagACACGTGAATGGCTATGGGCAGTGACACATGTCATAATTTAAATGAAGGGATTTTATGTCTTATTCTCCAAGGGACTCATGACATTATTTGGTTAGTCAAAGTGTATTAATTTAAAATGACACATGGTAACACTTAAGTTGTCTGCATAtgtcatttaaattaaataccAACACGTGTCAACGTGTGATTGACCC
This genomic interval carries:
- the LOC142621141 gene encoding small ubiquitin-related modifier 1-like yields the protein MSATVGGGGTGVGTGGQEEDKKPMDQSAHINLKVKGQDGNEVFFRIKRSTQLRKLMTAYCERQSVEFNSIAFLFDGRRLRGEQTPDELEMEDGDEIDAMLHQTGGGNRCP